A region from the Mycolicibacterium phlei genome encodes:
- a CDS encoding DUF4235 domain-containing protein: protein MSAASKALYKPLSIATGVAGGLLASKIFTEVWQRVSPDDQEPPEPRDLTRSTREALIAAAVQGLIFGLVRAAVDRAGAKSYRALTHEDPR from the coding sequence GCAGCATCGAAAGCCCTGTACAAACCGCTGTCCATCGCCACCGGCGTGGCCGGCGGACTGCTGGCGAGCAAGATCTTCACCGAGGTCTGGCAGCGGGTCAGCCCCGACGACCAGGAACCGCCCGAACCGCGCGACCTGACGCGCTCCACCCGGGAGGCGCTGATCGCCGCCGCGGTGCAGGGGCTGATCTTCGGTCTGGTGCGGGCCGCGGTCGACCGCGCGGGCGCCAAGAGCTACCGCGCGCTGACCCACGAGGACCCGCGTTAG